CGTCATCGATTACGAGAATTTTCTTCGACATGATCAGGCAAAGAACGCAGGACATTTTCTGGCCGTATACCGTTTTTTCAGGCGGCTTCGCCTTTGAATCCGACGTTTAACGTATTTTTACTTATTCACGATATTCGCTCATACATCGAACATACTTCGTGAACTCTTTTTCGCTACTCTTGCCTTATTCGAAGTTTGCCGATTCGAACACCTGATACTGATGAAAAGCTGAGTCTTCTTTCTCGAAGGACGAAGATCAATCGTAAATCATGGGAGGACCCGATGATAAAGAGTCACATAAAAAAGGCCGCGCTGATTGCCGGCACGGTATTCATTCTTGTAGGCCTGATCGCCTGCGGACGTCCGTTTGCGGGCAAAGATCGCTCGGACTATTTCTTGAAAGGCATGGATAGAAAGGTCGCTTCACTCGACCTGAACGCCGAGCAACAGGCCTACTACGATCGCATGCGCGCCGAGATGAAGGCCGATCTGGAGGCCTTGAAAAAAGAGCGCAAAGAAACGGCCGGCAAGATCAAGGCCGAACTGAGCGCCGCCGCACCCGACATGAAAAAGGTATCGGCTTTCGCGAAAGAAGGAATGCAGAAGCATCCGAAGCTTTTCGAAAAGCAGATCGACCGTCTCACCGAATTCTACTCGCAGCTGAACGCCGAACAGCAGAAGGAGGTGCGAGAATTCATTGATAAGCGACTCTCCCGTTTCGACTCATGAGGTTGTCCGCTCCACCGGCGGACAGGCTTTAGATCCTGTGACCTGTGGCGTCCGGTTAGCCGGACGCCTCTTTTTTTTCGAGCAGCTGCTTCTTGAGGGCGATGGCTGCAAGCGTATAACCGCCATCCGCTCCGTCGACGAAATGCACGTCGCGCCCGCTGCCCGAATGCAGAAGGCAGGTCATGATGGCCCGATCTGATACGTGGGCT
This region of Leptonema illini DSM 21528 genomic DNA includes:
- a CDS encoding Spy/CpxP family protein refolding chaperone, whose protein sequence is MIKSHIKKAALIAGTVFILVGLIACGRPFAGKDRSDYFLKGMDRKVASLDLNAEQQAYYDRMRAEMKADLEALKKERKETAGKIKAELSAAAPDMKKVSAFAKEGMQKHPKLFEKQIDRLTEFYSQLNAEQQKEVREFIDKRLSRFDS